The Daucus carota subsp. sativus chromosome 9, DH1 v3.0, whole genome shotgun sequence genome window below encodes:
- the LOC108202949 gene encoding ABC transporter B family member 26, chloroplastic, with amino-acid sequence MSLTLCNHLHSSCTLISSLQESQNFINLRPNSLKFRLDKSRIRLVYPTRRKRVSSFASVNGYSAVPGSDSDETHVEFGEKVRNFVENFMAFLPGGKWWKFDDDVQIEMMAKPVTVWKALSRMWELISEDRVLVFAAFAALIVTALSEISIPHFLTASIFTAQSGQVAVFHRNVRLLVVLCVTSGICSGLRGCFFGIANMILVKRMRETLYSTLLLQDISFFDAGTVGDLTSRLGADCQQVSRVIGNDLNLIFRNVLQASGALIYLLVLSWPLGLITLAICCALFTIMLFYGKYQKKAAKLTQEFTASSNEVAQETLSLMRTVRVYGTEQHETRRYNKWLDRLADISLRQSAAYGIWNLSFNTLYHSVQVTAVLIGGMSILAGTLTAEQLTKFILYSEWLIYSTWWVGDNVSSLMQSVGASEKVFQLMDLSPSEQFTHQGLKLEKLDGHIEFKDVCFYYSSRETVSVLQYINLVVHPSEVVAIVGLSGSGKSTLVNLLLRLYEPKSGQILIDGYPLKDLDTKWMRERIGYVGQEPRLFHMDISSNIRYGCTREITQEDVELAAKEAYAHGFISALPNGYQTIVDDDLLSGGQKQRIAIARAIIRDPSILILDEATSALDAESEYNVKGVIRAVRNDLKSRRTVVVIAHRLSTIQAADRIVVMNGGRIVETGSHMELLKKDGMYSQLTGKQAGAVA; translated from the exons ATGTCTTTAACACTATGCAATCATCTTCACTCTTCGTGCACTTTGATTTCTTCACTCCAAGAATCACAGAATTTCATCAATTTAAGACCCAATTCACTCAAATTTAGGCTAGATAAGTCAAGGATCCGATTGGTGTACCCGACCCGGAGAAAAAGGGTATCTAGTTTTGCTTCTGTTAATGGGTATTCTGCTGTGCCAGGGAGTGATTCAGATGAAACCCATGTGGAATTTGGGGAGAAAGTTCGAAACTTTGTCGAAAATTTCATGGCTTTTTTGCCTGGAGGAAAGTGGTGGAAGTTTGATGATGATGTGCAGATTGAAATGATGGCTAAGCCTGTGACTGTTTGGAAGGCGCTTTCGAGAATGTGGGAGCTTATAAGTGAAGATAGAGTGCTCGTTTTTGCTGCTTTTGCTGCTCTCATTGTTACTGCT CTTTCTGAGATCTCCATTCCACATTTCTTGACAGCCTCTATATTTACTGCTCAAAGTGGTCAAGTCGCAGTATTTCATCGGAATGTGCGCCTTTTAGTTGTACTATGTGTCACATCTGGAATATGCAG TGGTCTGCGAGGTTGCTTTTTTGGCATTGCGAATATGATTCTT GTAAAGCGAATGAGGGAAACATTGTATTCCACCCTCCTTCTTCAG GACATCTCATTCTTTGATGCGGGGACTGTTGGTGATTTGACTAGTAGGCTTGGGGCAGATTGTCAGCAAGTATCTCGTGTCATCGGAAATGATTTGAATCTGATTTTCCGCAATGTTCTCCAG GCCTCAGGTGCTTTAATCTACTTGTTGGTATTGTCATGGCCTCTTGGTCTGATAACCTTGGCAATATGCTGTGCTCTGTTTACTATCATGCTCTTCTATGGAAA GTACCAGAAGAAAGCAGCTAAGCTGACTCAAGAGTTCACTGCTTCTTCCAACGAA GTTGCGCAAGAGACACTCTCTCTGATGCGTACGGTTCGAGTTTATGGAACAGAGCAACATGAAACTCGAAG GTATAATAAGTGGCTTGATAGGTTAGCTGATATAAGTTTGCGGCAGAGTGCGGCTTATGGAATATGGAACCTCAGCTTTAATACTCTTTATCACTCAGTGCAG GTTACGGCTGTGCTGATTGGAGGAATGTCTATTTTAGCTGGTACTTTGACGGCTGAGCAACTTACGAAATTCATATTGTACAGTGAATGGTTGATTTATTCAACTTGGTGGGTGGGGGACAATGTGTCATCGCTGATGCAATCTGTTGGGGCAAGTGAAAAAGTGTTTCAGTTGATGGACCTTTCACCAAGTGAACAGTTCACGCATCAAG gattaaagttggaaaaacttgATGGTCATATTGAGTTTAAGGATGTTTGTTTTTACTATTCGTCGAGagaaacg GTTTCTGTACTACAATACATAAACCTCGTGGTGCATCCGAGTGAAGTTGTTGCAATT GTTGGTCTAAGTGGTAGCGGGAAAAGCACTCTTGTGAATCTTTTGCTTCGACTGTATGAGCCAAAAAGTGGTCAG attttgattgatgGTTATCCTCTTAAAGATTTGGACACAAAGTGGATGAGGGAGAGAATAGGATATGTTGGACAG GAGCCCCGACTTTTCCacatggatataagttcaaacaTACGATATGGTTGTACTAGAGAGATAACACAAGAGGATGTGGAATTGGCTGCAAAGGAGGCCTATGCTCACGGATTTATCTCAGCTCTGCCTAATGGGTATCAAACTATCGTCGATGATGATTTACTTAGTGGAGGACAGAAGCAAAGAATTGCAATTGCACGGGCCATCATTAGGGATCCAAGCATTTTGATCCTCGATGAAGCAACTAGTGCTCTAGATGCAGAGAGTGAGTACAATGTCAAG GGTGTTATCCGTGCTGTCAGAAATGATTTGAAGAGTAGGAGAACTGTTGTGGTAATTGCACACAG ACTTTCAACTATACAAGCTGCGGATAGAATAGTGGTAATGAATGGCGGTCGAATAGTTGAG ACCGGCAGTCACATGGAGCTACTCAAGAAAGACGGTATGTATTCGCAGCTGACAGGGAAACAGGCTGGTGCAGTGGCATGA
- the LOC108202509 gene encoding uncharacterized protein LOC108202509 isoform X1, with protein sequence MDYQQPHHSYARPPPTLPPPPSDPNHHQQQPPSLAPPPPGPSWYSGQFQYAAQANQNHQQWAPPYPAPPPQPYAAHHQYQPPPPPPPPRPQAYPPQLNQEWHNSGWNQHQNQQLQYPAHNNGEDWAAKARAWAAAQNSSDNQYPQSQYTSFSRKEENQYSVPNPQYADGQHFPVAASSYQQYQASVAPPYQSSESSFSSGYVQDGHMPFNGRNGSLVGGTNSALPHQESSPSNASVHLQEVPSSYSSFTGKEDITNQSEQFSKSPWAFTSTSQQQAQPAADGRALPMEQPQYAFSHQSAGPPSDLSDQPLDFNPSYNRDHNQHVQSNYSRNAGVPLRDLESPSDVASIHAWSASAAPGVVYPPVHPPGPQVDPSLSISSPVSGNFGPLFGRISGQNFQPLGQSVSMPFGGTGTFSGDGFGASGVSDRTKKPSVPNWLREEIIKKKAVIATSAPDFSEDPNSVAEDVIDKSFVKGDPDSRSIDSSRSTEEEDDEEDDGEIARTAAINQEIKRVLTEILLKVTDELFNEIATKVLSEEVDHNNASVTRDVSPSAPEIPTPKASAKVLITARTSGTESDDTKKLTSAPGDLLGLASYASDDDEDDESQNVGVPNSKRNTIDQPSTNKMLSNEYSAAEAKENMNKNFVSGSDGRMFPNGSSGKYRPDNELNNNGPSRESSHGFSPDDAVDVENKADIATSTDNIKGQAKTELSIENFGSKKVTSGDTEVREDRKKTDDKRRSSAGKYIDKEPGGDGAHARGDESHRRQEERKVKKEKKNDYDESKEKSKEQGLKSVEKYMDPNSKRRSSHRNDKDMKQTDKDRSRSKEASERKRDGTRDEEGERSRDKLTSDSRRHKRHRSPSVGSKGRDDKNHTVVGHTKNSSDDESSGDSRRKSRTRKRKSSPSPDRSRRRQVSRSPHSKHSQRRHSPYSSLETTRYVVVRLLCLACVMFLTRPSL encoded by the exons ATGGACTACCAGCAGCCGCACCATAGCTACGCTAGACCTCCACCGACGTTGCCGCCTCCACCGTCCGATCCTAATCACCACCAGCAACAACCACCTTCTCTGGCCCCACCACCGCCGGGGCCCTCCTGGTACTCCGGTCAGTTCCAATACGCCGCCCAGGCGAATCAGAATCACCAGCAGTGGGCCCCGCCTTATCCTGCGCCACCGCCGCAGCCTTATGCTGCGCACCACCAGTATCAGCCACCGCCTCCGCCGCCTCCTCCTCGGCCGCAAGCGTATCCGCCTCAGCTCAATCAG GAATGGCATAACTCGGGTTGGAATCAGCATCAAAATCAACAATTGCAGTACCCAG CACACAATAATGGTGAAGATTGGGCTGCAAAAGCCAGAGCATGGGCAGCTGCACAGAACTCTTCGGATAATCAATATCCCCAGTCCCAGTATACATCATTTagtagaaaagaagaaaatcagtATTCAGTGCCTAACCCACAGTATGCAGATGGACAACATTTTCCAGTTGCTGCTTCAAGCTATCAACAATATCAAGCTTCTGTTGCACCACCTTACCAGTCATCAGAGTCATCCTTCAGCTCTGGATATGTTCAAGACGGTCATATGCCGTTCAATGGTAGAAATGGCAGCTTAGTAGGCGGAACAAATTCTGCCTTGCCTCATCAAGAAAGTTCTCCTTCGAATGCATCAGTTCACCTGCAGGAGGTACCTTCTAGTTATTCTTCTTTCACAG GTAAAGAAGACATCACAAATCAGAGTGAGCAGTTCTCTAAGTCACCTTGGGCCTTTACCTCGACCTCGCAGCAACAAGCTCAGCCTGCTGCAGATGGCAGAGCACTTCCCATGGAGCAGCCTCAGTATGCATTTAGCCATCAGTCAGCTGGGCCCCCTAGCGATCTTAGTGATCAACCATTAGATTTCAACCCTAGTTATAACCGTGACCATAATCAACATGTGCAATCTAACTACTCTCGTAATGCTGGGGTACCCTTGAGAGACCTAGAGAGTCCTTCAGATGTAGCATCTATCCATGCTTGGAGTGCCTCTGCTGCACCTGGTGTAGTCTATCCTCCAGTGCACCCACCAGGCCCACAG GTAGATCCTTCTTTATCCATCTCTTCACCTGTTTCGGGAAACTTTGGACCACTGTTCGGAAGGATTTCAGGACAAAACTTCCAGCCACTGGGTCAGTCAGTTAGTATGCCTTTTGGTGGCACGGGAACTTTTTCTGGTGATGGATTTGGGGCTTCTGGTGTTTCTGATCGCACAAAAAAG cccTCTGTTCCTAACTGGCTAAGAGAAGAAATCATAAAGAAGAAAGCTGTTATAGCAACTTCTGCTCCAGATTTCTCTGAGGACCCTAATTCTGTCGCAGAGGATGTAATTGACAAGTCTTTTGTGAAAGGAGATCCAGATAGCAGAAGTATTGACTCATCTAGGTCAACAGAAGAAGAGGACGATGAAGAG GATGATGGCGAAATTGCTAGAACTGCAGCGATAAACCAGGAAATAAAACGCGTGTTGACTGAAATTCTGTTAAAG GTGACCGATGAACTTTTTAATGAAATTGCTACTAAGGTTCTCAGTGAAGAAG TTGACCACAATAATGCCTCTGTAACTCGTGACGTATCACCGTCTGCACCAGAAATTCCTACCCCCAAGGCTTCTGCAAAGGTTTTGATTACAGCACGGACCAGTGGAACTGAATCAGATGATACTAAAAAATTGACAAGTGCTCCTGGAGATTTGTTGGGACTTGCTAGTTatgcatctgatgatgatgaggatgatgaaagtcaAAATGTTGGTGTTCCGAATTCCAAGAGAAACACTATAGATCAGCCTTCGACCAACAAAATGCTTTCAAATGAATATTCAGCAGCAGAAGctaaagaaaatatgaataagaACTTTGTTTCGGGAAGTGATGGAAGGATGTTTCCTAATGGGAGCTCGGGCAAATATAGGCCTGATAATGAACTTAACAATAATGGACCTAGCAGAGAATCTTCACATGGCTTCTCACCTGATGATGCTGTAGATGTTGAAAATAAAGCTGATATTGCCACATCAACAGATAATATCAAGGGCCAAGCGAAAACAGAGTTGTCAATTGAGAATTTTGGTTCCAAGAAGGTAACCTCAGGTGATACTGAAGTTAGGGAAGACAGAAAAAAGACAGATGACAAGAGACGGAGTTCTGCGGGAAAATATATTGATAAGGAACCTGGGGGTGATGGAGCGCATGCAAGGGGAGATGAGAGTCATAGGAGGCAGGAGGAGAGGAAAGtgaagaaggaaaagaaaaatgaCTATGATGAGTCAAAAGAGAAATCAAAGGAACAAGGTCTTAAGTCTGTGGAAAAGTACATGGACCCAAACTCCAAGAGAAGATCTAGTCATCGTAATGATAAGGACATGAAGCAGACAGATAAGGACAGAAGTAGAAGTAAAGAAGCTAGCGAAAGGAAAAGGGATGGAACGAGGGATGAGGAGGGAGAAAGATCAAGAGATAAGCTTACAAGTGACTCGCGCAGACACAAGAGACACCGTTCTCCTTCAGTCGGTAGTAAGGGTAGAGATGACAAGAACCACACAGTAGTTGGTCATACCAAAAATTCTAGTGATGACGAATCTTCAGGAGACTCCAGAAG AAAGTCACGTACAAGAAAACGTAAGTCATCTCCATCACCTGACAGATCTCGCAGAAG ACAAGTTTCGAGGTCTCCACATAGCAAGCATTCTCAGCGCAGGCATTCCCCCTACTCTTCTCTTGAGACAACCAGGTATGTTGTAGTGCGTCTTCTTTGCTTAGCTTGTGTTATGTTTTTGACACGTCCATCATTGTAA
- the LOC108202509 gene encoding uncharacterized protein LOC108202509 isoform X2, with protein MDYQQPHHSYARPPPTLPPPPSDPNHHQQQPPSLAPPPPGPSWYSGQFQYAAQANQNHQQWAPPYPAPPPQPYAAHHQYQPPPPPPPPRPQAYPPQLNQEWHNSGWNQHQNQQLQYPAHNNGEDWAAKARAWAAAQNSSDNQYPQSQYTSFSRKEENQYSVPNPQYADGQHFPVAASSYQQYQASVAPPYQSSESSFSSGYVQDGHMPFNGRNGSLVGGTNSALPHQESSPSNASVHLQEVPSSYSSFTGKEDITNQSEQFSKSPWAFTSTSQQQAQPAADGRALPMEQPQYAFSHQSAGPPSDLSDQPLDFNPSYNRDHNQHVQSNYSRNAGVPLRDLESPSDVASIHAWSASAAPGVVYPPVHPPGPQVDPSLSISSPVSGNFGPLFGRISGQNFQPLGQSVSMPFGGTGTFSGDGFGASGVSDRTKKPSVPNWLREEIIKKKAVIATSAPDFSEDPNSVAEDVIDKSFVKGDPDSRSIDSSRSTEEEDDEEDDGEIARTAAINQEIKRVLTEILLKVTDELFNEIATKVLSEEVDHNNASVTRDVSPSAPEIPTPKASAKVLITARTSGTESDDTKKLTSAPGDLLGLASYASDDDEDDESQNVGVPNSKRNTIDQPSTNKMLSNEYSAAEAKENMNKNFVSGSDGRMFPNGSSGKYRPDNELNNNGPSRESSHGFSPDDAVDVENKADIATSTDNIKGQAKTELSIENFGSKKVTSGDTEVREDRKKTDDKRRSSAGKYIDKEPGGDGAHARGDESHRRQEERKVKKEKKNDYDESKEKSKEQGLKSVEKYMDPNSKRRSSHRNDKDMKQTDKDRSRSKEASERKRDGTRDEEGERSRDKLTSDSRRHKRHRSPSVGSKGRDDKNHTVVGHTKNSSDDESSGDSRRKSRTRKRKSSPSPDRSRRRQVSRSPHSKHSQRRHSPYSSLETTRGKRSRSKSPARRKR; from the exons ATGGACTACCAGCAGCCGCACCATAGCTACGCTAGACCTCCACCGACGTTGCCGCCTCCACCGTCCGATCCTAATCACCACCAGCAACAACCACCTTCTCTGGCCCCACCACCGCCGGGGCCCTCCTGGTACTCCGGTCAGTTCCAATACGCCGCCCAGGCGAATCAGAATCACCAGCAGTGGGCCCCGCCTTATCCTGCGCCACCGCCGCAGCCTTATGCTGCGCACCACCAGTATCAGCCACCGCCTCCGCCGCCTCCTCCTCGGCCGCAAGCGTATCCGCCTCAGCTCAATCAG GAATGGCATAACTCGGGTTGGAATCAGCATCAAAATCAACAATTGCAGTACCCAG CACACAATAATGGTGAAGATTGGGCTGCAAAAGCCAGAGCATGGGCAGCTGCACAGAACTCTTCGGATAATCAATATCCCCAGTCCCAGTATACATCATTTagtagaaaagaagaaaatcagtATTCAGTGCCTAACCCACAGTATGCAGATGGACAACATTTTCCAGTTGCTGCTTCAAGCTATCAACAATATCAAGCTTCTGTTGCACCACCTTACCAGTCATCAGAGTCATCCTTCAGCTCTGGATATGTTCAAGACGGTCATATGCCGTTCAATGGTAGAAATGGCAGCTTAGTAGGCGGAACAAATTCTGCCTTGCCTCATCAAGAAAGTTCTCCTTCGAATGCATCAGTTCACCTGCAGGAGGTACCTTCTAGTTATTCTTCTTTCACAG GTAAAGAAGACATCACAAATCAGAGTGAGCAGTTCTCTAAGTCACCTTGGGCCTTTACCTCGACCTCGCAGCAACAAGCTCAGCCTGCTGCAGATGGCAGAGCACTTCCCATGGAGCAGCCTCAGTATGCATTTAGCCATCAGTCAGCTGGGCCCCCTAGCGATCTTAGTGATCAACCATTAGATTTCAACCCTAGTTATAACCGTGACCATAATCAACATGTGCAATCTAACTACTCTCGTAATGCTGGGGTACCCTTGAGAGACCTAGAGAGTCCTTCAGATGTAGCATCTATCCATGCTTGGAGTGCCTCTGCTGCACCTGGTGTAGTCTATCCTCCAGTGCACCCACCAGGCCCACAG GTAGATCCTTCTTTATCCATCTCTTCACCTGTTTCGGGAAACTTTGGACCACTGTTCGGAAGGATTTCAGGACAAAACTTCCAGCCACTGGGTCAGTCAGTTAGTATGCCTTTTGGTGGCACGGGAACTTTTTCTGGTGATGGATTTGGGGCTTCTGGTGTTTCTGATCGCACAAAAAAG cccTCTGTTCCTAACTGGCTAAGAGAAGAAATCATAAAGAAGAAAGCTGTTATAGCAACTTCTGCTCCAGATTTCTCTGAGGACCCTAATTCTGTCGCAGAGGATGTAATTGACAAGTCTTTTGTGAAAGGAGATCCAGATAGCAGAAGTATTGACTCATCTAGGTCAACAGAAGAAGAGGACGATGAAGAG GATGATGGCGAAATTGCTAGAACTGCAGCGATAAACCAGGAAATAAAACGCGTGTTGACTGAAATTCTGTTAAAG GTGACCGATGAACTTTTTAATGAAATTGCTACTAAGGTTCTCAGTGAAGAAG TTGACCACAATAATGCCTCTGTAACTCGTGACGTATCACCGTCTGCACCAGAAATTCCTACCCCCAAGGCTTCTGCAAAGGTTTTGATTACAGCACGGACCAGTGGAACTGAATCAGATGATACTAAAAAATTGACAAGTGCTCCTGGAGATTTGTTGGGACTTGCTAGTTatgcatctgatgatgatgaggatgatgaaagtcaAAATGTTGGTGTTCCGAATTCCAAGAGAAACACTATAGATCAGCCTTCGACCAACAAAATGCTTTCAAATGAATATTCAGCAGCAGAAGctaaagaaaatatgaataagaACTTTGTTTCGGGAAGTGATGGAAGGATGTTTCCTAATGGGAGCTCGGGCAAATATAGGCCTGATAATGAACTTAACAATAATGGACCTAGCAGAGAATCTTCACATGGCTTCTCACCTGATGATGCTGTAGATGTTGAAAATAAAGCTGATATTGCCACATCAACAGATAATATCAAGGGCCAAGCGAAAACAGAGTTGTCAATTGAGAATTTTGGTTCCAAGAAGGTAACCTCAGGTGATACTGAAGTTAGGGAAGACAGAAAAAAGACAGATGACAAGAGACGGAGTTCTGCGGGAAAATATATTGATAAGGAACCTGGGGGTGATGGAGCGCATGCAAGGGGAGATGAGAGTCATAGGAGGCAGGAGGAGAGGAAAGtgaagaaggaaaagaaaaatgaCTATGATGAGTCAAAAGAGAAATCAAAGGAACAAGGTCTTAAGTCTGTGGAAAAGTACATGGACCCAAACTCCAAGAGAAGATCTAGTCATCGTAATGATAAGGACATGAAGCAGACAGATAAGGACAGAAGTAGAAGTAAAGAAGCTAGCGAAAGGAAAAGGGATGGAACGAGGGATGAGGAGGGAGAAAGATCAAGAGATAAGCTTACAAGTGACTCGCGCAGACACAAGAGACACCGTTCTCCTTCAGTCGGTAGTAAGGGTAGAGATGACAAGAACCACACAGTAGTTGGTCATACCAAAAATTCTAGTGATGACGAATCTTCAGGAGACTCCAGAAG AAAGTCACGTACAAGAAAACGTAAGTCATCTCCATCACCTGACAGATCTCGCAGAAG ACAAGTTTCGAGGTCTCCACATAGCAAGCATTCTCAGCGCAGGCATTCCCCCTACTCTTCTCTTGAGACAACCAG AGGAAAAAGATCAAGATCCAAGTCACCTGCTCGTCGTAAAAGATGA
- the LOC108202058 gene encoding protein PAL OF QUIRKY: protein MIAPSLNTQALNLKFLCSYGGKILPRYPDGKLRYHGGHTRVLSVHRSISFSELLVKLGELCGASVSLRCQLPTEDLDALVSIKSDEDLFNLIEEYEQSEIVKIRAFLALPKNTSPPISNASTSPKSPLNSPAAANWKHCNSRFSPIVSTDQIYHNSRQAGYALLRKKSAGKVPCYANGNSTRAQLICNTNHWQ from the exons ATGATCGCTccatcactcaacactcaagcTCTCAACCTCAAGTTCCTCTGCAGCTACGGAGGCAAAATCCTCCCTCGTTATCCAGATGGCAAGCTCCGTTATCATGGTGGTCATACTCGCGTCCTCTCTGTCCATCGCTCCATCTCATTCTCAG AGCTATTGGTGAAGCTGGGAGAGTTATGTGGAGCTAGCGTGAGTCTGCGGTGTCAGCTGCCTACTGAAGACCTAGATGCCTTAGTCTCCATAAAATCCGACGAAGATCTCTTCAATTTAATTGAAGAATATGAACAATCTGAGATAGTGAAGATCAGAGCATTCCTAGCGCTTCCTAAAAACACATCTCCACCAATCTCAAATGCCTCTACCTCGCCTAAATCTCCGTTAAATTCTCCTGCAGCTGCAAATTGGAAGCACTGTAATTCCAGGTTTTCGCCTATAGTTTCTACTGATCAAATTTATCATAATTCGAGGCAGGCAGGATATGCTTTGCTGCGCAAGAAGTCTGCTGGAAAAGTACCGTGCTATGCAAATGGAAATTCTACGCGAGCTCAGCTCATCTGTAATACTAATCACTGGCAATAA
- the LOC108200289 gene encoding BTB/POZ domain-containing protein At1g67900: MKFMKLGSRPDTFCTNESVRSISSEVSCDLLIQVKGTRYFLHKFPLLTKCLRLQKLCSDSPESSPCQIVQLPEFPGGVEAFELCAKFCYGITITLSAYNIVSARLAAEYLQMTEDVEKGNLIYKLEVFLNSCVLHGWKDSVVTLQSTKAYPSWAEDLSITSRCIEAIALKVLSQPSKVPQARRSRDNTQSCNVAESQPSKHVTKGWWADDVADLGIDLYWRTMIAIKSKRKVPSSLIGDALRIYASRRLPNISKHLDADKQVETDLKSDANEVSSKHRFLLESIISLLPVDRSAVSCSFLLKLLKAANILEASFSSKMELARRIAVQLEEATVSDFLIPSSSRNQDTKYDVDIVITILEQFMLQGQSPTTSPSRAEGDFQRQRSRSAENIDFEFQESRRSSSASHSSKLKVSKLVDGYLQVVAWEKQLPLAKFLQIAEALPAFSRPKHDGLYKAIDIYLKGHPELNKSERKRLCRVLDCQKLSTEACSDAAQNELLPLRVVVQVLFTEQARAAKNGQEATNIPSNIKALLHSHVDSPRPLGSSVTTKASGADDQWSISVLGTPKSNLSTLKMKLAEDEDLDENCTDETERSPRIRAFCALPDRPKRMLSKLWSINRHRSEKV; the protein is encoded by the exons ATGAAATTTATGAAACTTGGTTCTAGGCCGGATACTTTCTGTACTAATGAGTCTGTGAG GTCAATCTCCTCAGAGGTTTCTTGTGATCTTCTGATACAAGTAAAGGGAACGAGATATTTTCTGCACAAG TTTCCGCTGTTGACCAAGTGTTTGCGCCTTCAGAAGCTGTGCTCTGACTCACCTGAATCGTCGCCATGCCAAATAGTCCAACTCCCTGAATTCCCAGGTGGAGTTGAGGCTTTTGAATTATGTGCTAAATTCTGCTATGGGATTACAATTACACTCAGTGCGTACAATATTGTATCAGCTCGATTGGCTGCTGAGTATCTTCAGATGACTGAGGATGTAGAGAAGGGAAATTTGATCTATAAGCTAGAGGTTTTCCTAAATTCTTGTGTTCTTCATGGTTGGAAGGACTCGGTTGTGACCTTACAAAGCACCAAAGCGTACCCTTCATGGGCAGAAGACCTCAGTATTACTAGCAGATGCATTGAAGCTATTGCTTTAAAAGTTCTTTCCCAACCCTCAAAGGTGCCGCAAGCAAGAAGAAGTAGAGATAATACTCAGTCCTGTAATGTTGCAGAGAGTCAGCCATCTAAACATGTAACCAAGGGATGGTGGGCCGATGACGTTGCAGACTTGGGCATAGACCTTTATTGGAGAACAATGATAGCCATTAAATCCAAAAGAAAGGTTCCTTCTAGCCTTATTGGTGATGCATTGAGGATTTATGCATCTCGACGTCTACCAAACATATCAAAACACTTGGATGCTGATAAGCAAGTTGAGACTGATCTTAAGTCAGATGCTAATGAGGTAAGCTCAAAACATAGATTTCTATTGGAATCAATAATTAGCTTACTACCAGTAGACAGAAGTGCGGTTTCTTGTAGCTTCCTACTTAAACTTTTGAAAGCAGCGAATATCCTTGAAGCGTCTTTCTCATCAAAAATGGAACTAGCAAGAAGGATTGCAGTTCAGTTAGAGGAAGCAACAGTCAGTGATTTTTTGATTCCCAGCTCGTCTCGCAATCAAGACACAAAATATGATGTTGACATAGTCATCACAATACTAGAGCAGTTCATGTTACAGGGTCAGAGCCCAACAACTAGCCCTTCAAGAGCCGAAGGGGATTTTCAAAGACAAAGGTCGCGTTCAGCTGAGAATATAGATTTTGAGTTTCAGGAGAGCAGGAGGTCATCTTCAGCATCTCATAGCTCTAAACTGAAAGTGTCAAAACTCGTGGATGGCTACCTTCAAGTGGTAGCTTGGGAAAAACAATTGCCCCTTGCAAAATTTCTACAAATTGCTGAGGCTCTTCCTGCATTTTCAAGGCCTAAACATGATGGTCTATACAAAGCTATTGACATCTATTTGAAG GGACACCCTGAACTCAACAAGAGTGAAAGAAAGCGTCTTTGCAGAGTTCTGGACTGCCAGAAGTTGTCCACGGAAGCCTGCAGTGATGCAGCACAAAATGAGTTGCTTCCGCTGAGGGTAGTTGTGCAAGTTCTCTTTACTGAGCAGGCTCGAGCTGCTAAAAATGGTCAGGAAGCGACCAACATTCCTAGCAATATAAAGGCACTTCTGCATTCACATGTTGATTCACCAAGGCCTTTGGGGTCATCAGTCACAACAAAGGCTTCGGGAGCAGATGATCAGTGGAGCATCTCAGTCCTCGGGACACCAAAGTCCAACCTTTCAACTCTAAAAATGAAGCTCGCTGAAGATGAAGACTTAGACGAAAACTGTACAGATGAAACTGAGAGATCACCAAGAATCAGGGCATTCTGCGCGCTTCCTGATCGACCCAAAAGGATGCTGAGTAAGTTGTGGTCCATTAACAGACATAGAAGCGAAAAAGTCTAA